One window of the uncultured Umboniibacter sp. genome contains the following:
- a CDS encoding DUF2062 domain-containing protein, giving the protein MPKNFFKKIIPDPQYLREHKGLSWIQHWLADGSLWHLNRRSVSRAVFIGIFCSFLPIPFQMLAAAALAVLLSANIALSVVLVWISNPVTMPFLFYGSYRVGLLLLGQPPIPMPDELSLEWLGEQLSTSWLPFLIGCISCGCFFGGIGWSVARGFWRFHVIRAWKNRHKNRK; this is encoded by the coding sequence ATGCCCAAAAACTTCTTTAAAAAGATCATCCCTGACCCTCAGTATCTTCGTGAGCATAAAGGCTTGTCGTGGATTCAGCATTGGTTAGCGGATGGTAGCCTATGGCATCTAAACCGCCGTTCGGTTTCTCGAGCGGTATTTATAGGTATCTTTTGTAGTTTTCTACCAATCCCATTTCAGATGCTAGCCGCTGCAGCGTTAGCGGTGTTGCTTAGCGCAAATATTGCCTTATCCGTCGTTCTTGTCTGGATAAGTAACCCTGTCACCATGCCATTCCTCTTTTACGGCTCGTATCGTGTTGGCTTATTACTGCTTGGACAGCCGCCTATTCCTATGCCAGATGAACTGTCGTTAGAATGGCTAGGTGAGCAACTCTCAACATCTTGGCTTCCCTTCCTAATTGGCTGTATAAGCTGCGGTTGCTTCTTTGGTGGGATTGGTTGGTCGGTTGCCAGAGGCTTCTGGCGTTTTCACGTAATCCGAGCCTGGAAAAATCGCCATAAAAACAGAAAATAG
- a CDS encoding FtsX-like permease family protein yields MRVSFDIGQRYSKVTQQGSLIGFISSLAGKGLALSVAILVVVIAVIDGFERELEERILNLVPHVELSRYGGVGDWPQAIANLEALPEVTSAAPYINQSVLFKSGTQVAPGILSAIELESEMQFSPIAEFVASGSLSDLVRDDSIALGSAIAEELNLTVGQSLTLMIPGSTDGSQSTIRSLKVVAVIASGTELDHVLAITTIDSALSWLKRTRVDGIKLKLTDLYRADMTGLLIAESMGGGYTSKSWQRQFRQLSFAIQTSKQMINLLLLLIILAAVFNVVTTLTMVVIEKKSDIAILRSMGASRFAIMRIFVSQGFMVGVNAALKGVIAGVMVCLALPWLGEAIELFTGASLLSSDVYPVDFIPVFLTIDTIGLVAGSAILASSLVSVFPAWRASKVDPAKVLQLEI; encoded by the coding sequence ATGCGCGTCAGTTTTGATATCGGTCAACGCTATTCCAAGGTGACTCAGCAGGGTTCACTGATTGGGTTTATTTCGAGTTTAGCGGGGAAGGGACTCGCGTTATCGGTGGCAATCTTAGTGGTAGTGATTGCCGTCATTGATGGCTTTGAGCGAGAGCTTGAGGAACGGATCTTAAATCTAGTGCCACATGTTGAGCTGAGCCGTTATGGCGGAGTCGGTGACTGGCCTCAAGCGATTGCCAACCTCGAAGCACTGCCGGAAGTCACTTCGGCAGCACCCTATATTAATCAGTCAGTCCTTTTTAAGAGCGGAACGCAGGTTGCCCCCGGTATCCTTTCAGCTATTGAGCTAGAATCGGAAATGCAATTTAGTCCAATCGCTGAATTCGTCGCGTCGGGGAGTCTTTCTGATCTAGTAAGGGATGACTCCATTGCATTAGGCTCGGCGATTGCTGAAGAACTTAATCTAACCGTGGGGCAATCCTTAACTTTAATGATTCCCGGGAGTACCGATGGCAGTCAGTCCACCATTCGGAGCTTAAAGGTGGTGGCGGTTATAGCCTCAGGGACTGAGCTTGATCATGTGCTGGCGATCACGACTATTGATTCCGCATTGTCTTGGCTTAAGCGAACCCGCGTTGACGGAATCAAACTTAAGCTCACGGATCTTTACCGCGCCGATATGACGGGCCTGCTCATTGCTGAGAGTATGGGTGGTGGCTATACCTCAAAAAGTTGGCAGCGCCAATTTCGCCAGTTATCGTTCGCTATACAAACATCAAAACAGATGATTAATCTATTATTACTGCTGATTATCCTCGCAGCGGTCTTCAATGTAGTGACCACGTTGACAATGGTTGTCATTGAAAAGAAATCCGATATCGCCATTCTTCGCTCTATGGGGGCTTCTCGGTTTGCCATCATGCGAATTTTCGTGAGTCAGGGATTTATGGTGGGCGTTAATGCGGCTTTAAAAGGCGTCATTGCTGGGGTCATGGTGTGCCTCGCGCTGCCATGGTTAGGTGAGGCGATCGAACTGTTTACCGGCGCATCGTTACTCAGCTCAGACGTATATCCTGTTGATTTCATTCCGGTATTTCTGACTATTGATACGATTGGGTTAGTGGCAGGTTCGGCAATCTTGGCGAGTTCGCTCGTATCAGTCTTTCCCGCTTGGCGCGCATCCAAAGTAGACCCAGCCAAAGTTTTACAACTTGAGATTTGA
- a CDS encoding ABC transporter ATP-binding protein, whose amino-acid sequence MSKVMLSASAISKSYQQGQNTLPILRNLDITVGEGEMVAIVGRSGSGKSTLLNLLAGLDHPDSGEVTLAGCCWQKTGERERDRVRNQSLGFVYQFHHLLPEFSAVENVAMPLRIAGVSRSEARTRALELLEKVGLLERAKHRPNELSGGERQRVAIARGLANNPAVVLMDEPTGNLDVETASEVRDLIRELSQSAATAFVIVTHDPSFAAYADRVMTLNDGRLEGE is encoded by the coding sequence ATGAGTAAAGTCATGTTGTCGGCAAGCGCCATCAGTAAGTCCTATCAGCAAGGGCAAAATACCCTCCCAATACTTCGTAACTTGGATATCACGGTTGGTGAAGGTGAAATGGTTGCCATTGTTGGCCGTTCCGGGAGTGGTAAATCAACGTTGCTGAATCTATTAGCGGGACTTGACCATCCAGACAGCGGTGAAGTGACTCTCGCGGGGTGTTGTTGGCAAAAAACTGGCGAGCGTGAGCGTGATCGTGTTCGTAATCAGTCACTTGGCTTTGTTTATCAATTCCATCACTTATTGCCAGAGTTTAGTGCGGTTGAGAACGTTGCAATGCCGCTCCGAATTGCGGGTGTGAGCAGATCCGAAGCGCGCACGCGAGCACTTGAACTACTGGAAAAAGTTGGCTTATTGGAACGGGCGAAGCATCGACCCAATGAACTCTCCGGGGGTGAAAGGCAGCGTGTCGCCATTGCTAGAGGTTTGGCAAATAACCCCGCAGTAGTTCTGATGGACGAACCTACCGGTAACTTAGATGTAGAGACGGCGTCAGAAGTCAGAGATCTCATTCGGGAATTAAGTCAATCTGCGGCGACAGCCTTCGTTATTGTGACTCACGATCCGAGTTTCGCAGCCTATGCCGATAGGGTGATGACGCTCAATGACGGTAGACTAGAGGGCGAATAA
- a CDS encoding ABC transporter permease: MTQRFLLSVAWRFLRAKHAGWFASFITLTSVLGIALGVCSLITVMSVLNGFSDEIRTRVVAAEPHLYVALDSSTLEDFSEVDVLATAPVLRFTAIGQSASQLQGVEVNAVIANKYIHVVPMDSYLVAGRWLDQDDRFNIVVSQLQARRWRLDVGDSLNLLLPSFISTPAGLFPRSKSLRIVGLYSSSSDTDSAQVFIPLRIGELLMRGSHYQSELAVRTTRAFDLAPLIARLELRKDVNKIQSWQDKHQALFAAIAMEKRVTSFVLLAIVAVAAFNVIAALSMQVLNKRKGIAVMRTQGLSRRAAGRIFAYQGIIIGGAGILVGSTIGVLLSLYFREFSNWIQETLGIYLFDPSIYYVNYLPTSLDWRDVVLVNVATALIAALAIWHPVKKALTIEPAEALNYE, from the coding sequence ATGACGCAGAGATTTCTGCTTTCGGTTGCCTGGCGATTCCTCCGCGCTAAACACGCAGGCTGGTTTGCTTCATTTATTACGCTTACCTCGGTACTGGGAATAGCTTTGGGTGTTTGTAGCCTAATCACCGTGATGTCGGTATTGAATGGCTTCTCAGATGAGATTCGTACTCGGGTAGTTGCTGCGGAACCGCACCTTTATGTGGCGCTAGATTCTAGTACCCTCGAAGATTTTAGCGAGGTTGATGTGCTGGCCACCGCGCCGGTTCTCCGTTTTACTGCGATAGGGCAGTCTGCGTCGCAACTTCAAGGCGTAGAAGTTAACGCTGTCATAGCCAACAAATATATCCACGTAGTGCCCATGGATTCGTACCTGGTGGCGGGTAGGTGGCTGGACCAAGACGACCGTTTCAATATTGTGGTGAGTCAACTACAGGCACGTCGTTGGCGCCTTGATGTCGGCGATTCGCTGAACCTTCTTCTACCTAGCTTTATCTCAACCCCGGCTGGACTGTTTCCCAGAAGTAAGTCACTGCGAATTGTTGGTCTCTACAGTTCAAGCTCAGATACAGACTCGGCTCAGGTCTTTATCCCACTCCGAATCGGCGAGTTATTAATGCGCGGTAGTCATTACCAATCCGAGTTAGCTGTTCGAACTACCCGGGCCTTCGACCTTGCCCCCCTTATTGCGCGCCTTGAGCTAAGGAAGGATGTCAATAAAATACAGTCTTGGCAGGATAAGCACCAAGCGCTGTTCGCCGCCATTGCAATGGAAAAACGTGTTACCTCATTCGTCCTGTTAGCGATCGTAGCCGTAGCGGCATTTAACGTTATTGCAGCCTTGTCGATGCAAGTATTGAATAAACGTAAGGGCATAGCAGTAATGAGAACACAGGGTTTATCTCGAAGAGCAGCGGGCCGAATTTTTGCATATCAAGGAATCATCATTGGTGGGGCGGGGATCCTAGTTGGTTCAACGATTGGGGTTCTTTTAAGCTTATATTTCCGAGAATTCAGTAATTGGATTCAGGAGACTTTGGGAATTTACCTCTTTGACCCCAGCATCTATTACGTTAACTATCTGCCGACTTCTCTTGACTGGCGTGACGTTGTTCTTGTGAATGTTGCTACCGCGTTGATCGCCGCGCTAGCGATTTGGCATCCCGTCAAGAAAGCCCTAACTATTGAACCAGCGGAAGCGTTGAATTATGAGTAA
- a CDS encoding glycerophosphodiester phosphodiesterase, whose translation MTEILGHRGCRKRFHDNTMEAFWAAYQYGCDGIELDARPTSDGRLALYHDAKLRARTVYQTSSTEIASADSRILFDDKLAELPPYPGMIQLELKPAPVHIWRHHIRLISAFATNNPNVVVTSFDRQLLTLINRDHPELRRGLLVDKLDCNPVGLAWGLGCELIAVRDNSINLSLLRKAKAYGLAVSVWTVNSLKRAKYLKTLGVDQIITDRPWAFCPQLSR comes from the coding sequence GTGACTGAGATACTCGGACATCGAGGTTGCCGCAAACGCTTTCATGATAATACCATGGAGGCCTTTTGGGCCGCCTACCAGTATGGATGCGACGGGATCGAGCTTGACGCTCGCCCCACCTCCGACGGCCGTCTCGCGCTCTATCACGATGCAAAATTACGGGCGAGAACGGTCTACCAAACCAGTAGTACGGAGATAGCTTCGGCAGATTCAAGAATTCTATTCGATGATAAACTCGCTGAGTTGCCGCCCTATCCAGGTATGATTCAGCTAGAGTTGAAACCCGCCCCCGTTCACATCTGGCGCCACCACATCAGATTAATTTCCGCCTTTGCCACTAACAATCCTAATGTCGTAGTAACTTCGTTCGATAGGCAGCTACTGACGCTGATAAATCGTGATCATCCTGAGCTGAGACGAGGGCTTCTCGTCGACAAATTGGACTGCAATCCAGTTGGGCTTGCTTGGGGATTGGGTTGCGAACTGATCGCTGTGCGTGACAATAGCATTAACCTCAGTCTTTTAAGGAAAGCCAAAGCATACGGTTTAGCGGTTAGCGTTTGGACGGTAAATAGCCTGAAACGGGCTAAATACCTAAAGACTTTAGGGGTCGACCAAATAATCACTGACCGCCCCTGGGCTTTCTGCCCGCAACTTAGTCGTTAA
- the sthA gene encoding Si-specific NAD(P)(+) transhydrogenase, protein MPSYDYDLLIIGSGPAGEGAALHAAKLDQRVCMIEEQHFVGGNCTHKGTIPSKALRQAVRRIIQFNTLPMFRDVDAPQIFGYPKVLKQAERVIRKQVKLRTEMLARNGVKVITGVASFVDGNTVDVLGESGIEEKITAKNFLIATGSRPYHPAHMDFNHPRVFCSDSILHLNNTPKTLIVYGAGVIGCEYASIFAGLGVHVDLINTRSSLLEFLDDEISDALGYHLRDMGVNVRHNEEEERLEVTDDGVTLFLASGKRLRGDAILFCNGRTGNTINLNLEAVGLKANHRGQISVDESYCTEVDNIYGAGDVIGWPALASAAYDQGRSAAAAMLGGEQVRFVNDVPTGIYTLPEISSIGKTESELTAARIPYEVGRAFFKNIARAQITGDEVGMLKLLFHVDTLEILGVHSFGPESSEIIHIGQAVMNQPGDNNSIEYFVNSTFNYPTMAEAYRVAALEGLERVGRLND, encoded by the coding sequence ATGCCTTCGTACGATTACGATCTACTTATTATCGGTTCCGGTCCAGCTGGAGAGGGTGCTGCCTTGCACGCCGCAAAGCTGGATCAGCGTGTTTGCATGATCGAAGAACAGCATTTCGTGGGGGGGAACTGTACCCACAAAGGAACCATTCCCTCTAAGGCGCTCAGACAAGCAGTACGTCGTATTATTCAGTTCAATACTCTACCTATGTTCCGAGATGTCGACGCACCGCAAATATTCGGTTACCCGAAGGTGCTAAAGCAGGCCGAGCGTGTGATTCGCAAGCAGGTGAAGCTTCGTACTGAGATGCTGGCGCGTAATGGCGTTAAAGTCATTACGGGCGTGGCTTCATTTGTTGATGGCAATACCGTTGACGTCTTAGGCGAGTCAGGAATCGAGGAAAAAATTACCGCGAAGAATTTCCTTATTGCGACAGGCTCGCGCCCCTATCATCCAGCGCATATGGACTTCAACCACCCAAGAGTATTTTGTTCAGACTCAATTCTGCACCTAAACAACACTCCGAAGACGCTAATCGTCTATGGTGCTGGCGTTATTGGGTGCGAGTACGCCAGTATTTTTGCGGGATTGGGTGTTCACGTCGATCTTATTAATACTCGATCAAGCCTCCTCGAATTCCTCGATGACGAAATCTCTGATGCGCTTGGCTATCATCTGCGCGATATGGGCGTAAACGTTCGTCATAATGAAGAAGAAGAGCGGCTTGAGGTTACTGATGACGGCGTGACGCTTTTTCTAGCGTCCGGCAAGCGACTTAGGGGGGATGCTATCCTGTTCTGTAACGGCAGAACTGGTAATACCATTAATCTTAATCTTGAAGCCGTTGGCTTGAAGGCTAATCATCGTGGGCAAATTTCAGTCGATGAAAGTTACTGCACCGAGGTTGATAATATTTATGGCGCAGGTGATGTAATTGGTTGGCCAGCCTTGGCGTCAGCGGCCTACGATCAAGGTCGTTCAGCGGCTGCGGCAATGTTGGGTGGAGAGCAAGTACGTTTCGTAAACGATGTTCCAACAGGGATTTATACGTTGCCGGAGATTAGCTCAATCGGTAAGACGGAGAGTGAGTTAACCGCGGCACGGATTCCGTATGAAGTGGGTAGGGCGTTCTTTAAGAATATCGCCCGTGCTCAAATTACTGGTGACGAAGTGGGTATGCTGAAGCTCTTATTCCATGTCGATACGCTGGAGATCTTGGGCGTGCATAGTTTTGGTCCAGAGTCGTCGGAGATTATCCATATTGGCCAAGCGGTAATGAATCAACCGGGTGATAACAACAGTATCGAATACTTCGTAAATTCTACCTTCAATTATCCCACAATGGCTGAGGCCTATCGTGTTGCAGCGTTAGAAGGATTGGAGCGAGTTGGTCGTCTTAACGACTAA
- the nqrM gene encoding (Na+)-NQR maturation NqrM translates to MITILLSVVIFAVLVGAMAVGVILGNKPIAGSCGGLNTIGMKEDCDICGGNDTLCDEEKQRKKKAAKQDVLAVGGTLQPLFNDATKK, encoded by the coding sequence ATGATAACTATCCTTTTGAGCGTTGTAATTTTTGCAGTTTTAGTCGGCGCAATGGCCGTGGGCGTTATACTTGGAAATAAGCCCATTGCTGGTTCTTGCGGTGGTCTTAATACTATCGGGATGAAAGAAGATTGCGACATCTGTGGTGGTAATGACACGCTTTGTGACGAAGAGAAACAACGTAAGAAGAAAGCTGCGAAGCAGGATGTGCTAGCGGTAGGCGGTACCTTACAGCCACTTTTTAACGACGCTACAAAAAAATAA
- a CDS encoding FAD:protein FMN transferase, translating into MLKTKTSCWMTSVVKLNRLVKTGLLALFLVVYGCDSGPSSTFIDGATMGTTYHITVVSDEVVDRQWLKQQIDGVLISVNDAMSTYQSDSELSRINRSELTTFSTSVALSNVLDTALSICAQAPSHYDVTIGPLVNLWGFGPSRRGEDSPTALQISEALSRVGCDQVSLDNQHLTRPAGMYIDLSSIAKGYGVDLVSHELEKLGYSHYMVEIGGEVFAKGYNEHGRIWTIGVERPSLEVGAPVVAVALDSSGLATSGDYRNFFIEGEQRYGHTISPQTGFPIQHNTLSVTVLAPTAMEADAWATALNSAGVEAGIKIATDLDLAALFIYAEAGELQTLASPLFTELTEQ; encoded by the coding sequence GTGTTGAAGACGAAAACATCATGTTGGATGACTTCGGTGGTTAAGCTTAATCGCTTAGTAAAAACAGGGCTTTTGGCCCTGTTTTTGGTTGTGTATGGCTGTGATTCCGGCCCGAGTTCTACCTTTATTGACGGTGCAACAATGGGTACTACGTATCACATTACCGTCGTGAGTGACGAAGTGGTTGATCGCCAATGGCTGAAGCAACAGATTGATGGCGTCCTGATTTCGGTGAACGATGCTATGTCTACCTACCAATCGGATTCAGAGTTATCACGCATCAATCGCAGTGAACTAACAACTTTTTCGACTTCCGTAGCATTGTCCAATGTGTTGGACACGGCACTTAGTATCTGTGCACAAGCTCCTAGTCATTACGATGTAACCATTGGTCCATTAGTTAATCTCTGGGGTTTTGGCCCTTCAAGGCGTGGTGAAGACTCGCCCACTGCGTTACAGATTAGTGAAGCGCTTTCGCGAGTGGGTTGTGATCAGGTTTCACTGGATAACCAGCACCTAACTCGCCCAGCAGGCATGTATATCGATCTTTCATCGATTGCGAAGGGTTATGGGGTTGATTTGGTGTCCCATGAGCTGGAAAAGCTAGGTTATTCCCACTATATGGTGGAAATTGGCGGCGAAGTATTCGCTAAAGGTTATAATGAGCATGGTAGAATATGGACGATTGGAGTGGAGCGTCCTAGTCTAGAAGTTGGAGCTCCTGTTGTTGCGGTGGCGTTGGATTCTTCTGGTCTTGCAACATCGGGTGACTATCGTAACTTTTTTATCGAAGGCGAGCAGCGCTACGGCCACACTATTAGCCCCCAGACGGGTTTTCCAATCCAGCACAACACACTATCGGTCACCGTGTTGGCACCAACAGCGATGGAAGCGGATGCTTGGGCGACCGCGCTAAACTCAGCGGGTGTTGAGGCAGGAATTAAGATTGCCACAGACTTGGATTTAGCTGCGTTGTTTATTTATGCGGAAGCTGGTGAGTTACAAACTTTAGCTTCGCCCTTATTTACAGAGTTAACGGAGCAGTAA
- the nqrF gene encoding NADH:ubiquinone reductase (Na(+)-transporting) subunit F codes for MSISSMTIVIGVAMFLVIVLALVVVILSARSKLVNSGDVTINVNGERDIVVPAGGKLLQTLAANNVFLSSACGGGGSCAQCTCKIFSGGGDLLPTEEPHFTRREAKEGWRLSCQVNVKQDMKVEVPEEVFGVKKWECTVESNPNVATFIKELTLKLPEGENVDFRAGGYVQLECPPHTVKYSDFDIQEEYRGDWERFGFFDVVSDVKETTIRAYSMANYPEEKGVVKFNIRCATPPPNNLALTPGIMSSWVFSLTPGDKVTVYGPFGEFFAKDTDAEMVFVGGGAGMAPMRSHIFDQLKRLQSKRKISFWYGARSLREAFYMDEFDTLAAENENFTWTLAMSDPQPEDNWEGATGFIHNVLLENYLKEHEAPEDCEFYMCGPPMMNAAVITMLKNLGVEDENIMLDDFGG; via the coding sequence ATGAGTATTTCTAGTATGACCATCGTCATTGGGGTCGCAATGTTCCTCGTCATCGTCTTGGCGTTGGTTGTTGTAATTCTAAGTGCGCGTTCTAAGTTAGTGAATTCCGGTGACGTGACAATCAACGTCAACGGCGAGCGTGACATTGTTGTGCCAGCAGGCGGCAAATTGTTGCAAACGCTGGCAGCGAACAACGTTTTCCTATCGTCTGCCTGTGGCGGCGGTGGTAGCTGTGCGCAGTGTACCTGTAAGATCTTCAGTGGCGGCGGCGATTTGTTGCCCACTGAGGAGCCTCACTTCACTCGTCGCGAGGCGAAAGAAGGCTGGCGTCTAAGCTGTCAGGTTAACGTTAAGCAGGATATGAAAGTCGAAGTACCTGAAGAGGTCTTCGGTGTTAAGAAGTGGGAATGTACTGTTGAGTCAAACCCGAACGTAGCAACCTTCATTAAAGAGCTAACGCTTAAGCTTCCTGAAGGTGAAAACGTTGATTTCCGAGCTGGCGGTTACGTTCAGCTAGAGTGTCCTCCGCATACGGTTAAATACAGCGACTTCGATATCCAAGAGGAATATCGTGGTGACTGGGAACGTTTCGGCTTCTTCGATGTTGTTTCGGATGTGAAAGAGACCACAATTCGTGCTTACTCGATGGCTAACTATCCCGAAGAGAAGGGCGTGGTCAAGTTCAACATTCGTTGTGCGACACCGCCGCCGAACAATCTAGCGCTGACTCCAGGTATTATGTCTTCATGGGTTTTCAGTCTAACCCCCGGCGACAAAGTTACTGTTTACGGTCCATTTGGCGAGTTCTTTGCGAAAGATACCGATGCTGAGATGGTTTTCGTTGGCGGTGGTGCAGGTATGGCGCCAATGCGTTCTCATATCTTCGACCAGCTCAAGCGTTTGCAGTCTAAGCGTAAGATTTCTTTCTGGTACGGTGCGCGTTCCTTACGTGAAGCGTTCTACATGGACGAGTTCGATACGCTTGCTGCAGAGAATGAAAACTTTACTTGGACGCTGGCGATGTCTGATCCTCAGCCAGAGGACAATTGGGAAGGTGCTACTGGGTTCATTCACAATGTTCTCCTTGAGAACTATTTGAAAGAGCACGAAGCACCAGAAGATTGTGAGTTCTACATGTGTGGTCCACCAATGATGAACGCAGCGGTTATTACCATGCTGAAGAATCTTGGTGTTGAAGACGAAAACATCATGTTGGATGACTTCGGTGGTTAA
- the nqrE gene encoding NADH:ubiquinone reductase (Na(+)-transporting) subunit E produces MEQFLSIFIKSIFIENMALAAFLGMCTFLAVSKKIEAAIGLGIAVVVVLVVTVPVNNLIYTNLLAPGALTWTGIEGMEEVDLAFLGLLSYIGVIAALVQIMEMFLDKYVPSLYNALGVFLPLITVNCAILGATLLMVERSYSFSESIVYGAGAGVGWAIAIVVLAGIREKLKYSDVPDGLRGLGITFITVGLMSLGFMSFGGIQL; encoded by the coding sequence ATGGAACAGTTTCTAAGTATTTTTATTAAGTCTATCTTCATTGAGAACATGGCGTTGGCCGCATTCCTCGGAATGTGTACCTTCCTTGCCGTTTCTAAGAAGATTGAAGCCGCTATTGGTCTGGGTATCGCCGTTGTCGTGGTACTCGTGGTAACTGTCCCAGTTAACAATCTGATCTACACCAATCTTCTTGCTCCGGGCGCACTAACCTGGACTGGTATCGAAGGTATGGAAGAGGTTGACCTAGCGTTTCTTGGCCTATTGAGCTACATCGGCGTTATTGCCGCGTTGGTACAGATCATGGAAATGTTCCTAGATAAGTACGTACCTTCGCTTTACAACGCATTGGGTGTATTCCTCCCATTGATCACAGTGAACTGTGCAATTTTGGGTGCAACACTGTTAATGGTTGAGCGTAGCTACTCATTCAGTGAGTCAATTGTCTACGGTGCCGGCGCCGGTGTTGGTTGGGCAATTGCGATTGTTGTATTGGCTGGTATTCGTGAGAAGCTCAAGTACAGTGATGTACCAGATGGTTTACGCGGTTTGGGTATCACATTTATTACCGTTGGCTTGATGTCGCTTGGCTTCATGTCGTTCGGTGGTATCCAGCTTTAA
- a CDS encoding NADH:ubiquinone reductase (Na(+)-transporting) subunit D, translated as MSDSVKDVLTKPIADNNPIALQILGVCSALAVTSSMQVAMVMTIAVVVVCGLSNLIISLLRNQIPSSIRLIVQMTIIASLVIVVDQVLKAYAYEISKQLSVFVGLIITNCIVLGRAEAYAMKNGPKASFWDGIGNGLGYGLVLFVVGFFRELLGAGKLFGYTVLQPISEGGWYEPNGLMLLPPSSFFIIGLFIWALRSYKREQIETPDFVIAPNSRTAEG; from the coding sequence ATGAGTGATTCAGTCAAAGATGTATTGACTAAGCCTATTGCGGATAACAACCCGATTGCGCTGCAAATTCTTGGTGTATGTTCGGCACTAGCTGTAACAAGTAGTATGCAGGTTGCTATGGTGATGACTATCGCGGTAGTGGTAGTTTGTGGTTTATCAAACCTCATTATCAGCTTGTTGCGTAATCAGATTCCTAGCAGTATCCGATTGATTGTTCAGATGACGATTATTGCGTCATTGGTAATTGTGGTTGACCAGGTTTTAAAGGCTTATGCCTATGAAATTTCTAAGCAGCTATCGGTATTCGTTGGTTTGATTATCACCAATTGTATTGTTCTGGGTCGTGCTGAAGCGTACGCTATGAAGAACGGTCCGAAGGCGTCTTTTTGGGACGGTATCGGTAACGGTTTAGGCTACGGTCTAGTCCTATTCGTAGTTGGCTTCTTCCGCGAGCTTTTGGGTGCTGGTAAGTTGTTTGGTTACACCGTTCTTCAGCCGATCTCAGAAGGCGGTTGGTACGAGCCAAACGGCTTGATGCTATTGCCACCTAGCTCCTTCTTCATCATTGGTCTTTTCATCTGGGCATTGCGTAGTTACAAGCGTGAGCAGATTGAGACGCCTGATTTCGTCATTGCGCCGAACTCGCGCACGGCCGAGGGTTAA
- a CDS encoding Na(+)-translocating NADH-quinone reductase subunit C, whose protein sequence is MANKESTARTFIVAILLCLVCGIFVAAAAVVLKPLQETNAQENLQRNVLLAADAYDDSKTVAEQWGSVEERFVDINEGTFTEAPVGYDLNKVLKDNEQSVVIERADDAAGIGRRENLTRVYIFSDENGDISRIVLPVRGKGLWSTMWGFLALENDFNTIAGFTFYEHGETPGLGGEVDNPRWKAQWPGKTLYNSDNELQLSVTKAGQAGEGQIDGLSGATLTTNGIDGTIEYWLGENGYFAFLQNLKAGDA, encoded by the coding sequence GTGGCTAATAAAGAGAGCACGGCGCGTACGTTTATCGTCGCCATCCTGTTGTGTTTAGTCTGTGGTATTTTTGTAGCAGCAGCCGCTGTTGTGTTAAAGCCACTTCAAGAGACCAACGCGCAGGAAAACCTTCAGCGTAACGTATTACTTGCTGCGGACGCCTACGATGACTCAAAGACCGTTGCAGAGCAGTGGGGTTCAGTTGAAGAACGCTTCGTTGATATCAACGAAGGTACTTTCACTGAAGCGCCTGTTGGCTACGACTTGAACAAAGTCTTGAAGGATAATGAGCAATCAGTGGTTATCGAACGAGCAGATGATGCTGCCGGTATCGGTCGTCGTGAAAATCTAACTCGGGTCTACATTTTCTCCGATGAGAATGGCGACATCAGCCGTATCGTATTGCCTGTTCGTGGTAAAGGCCTTTGGTCTACCATGTGGGGTTTCTTGGCGCTTGAGAATGATTTCAACACCATTGCTGGATTCACCTTCTACGAGCATGGCGAGACGCCTGGGCTTGGTGGTGAAGTTGACAATCCACGTTGGAAAGCTCAGTGGCCAGGTAAGACACTTTACAACAGCGATAACGAATTGCAGTTGAGTGTCACGAAAGCAGGTCAGGCCGGCGAAGGCCAAATTGACGGTCTTTCGGGCGCTACACTTACTACTAACGGTATCGATGGCACCATCGAGTACTGGTTGGGTGAGAACGGTTATTTCGCGTTCCTACAAAACCTTAAGGCGGGAGATGCTTAA